Proteins co-encoded in one Quercus robur chromosome 8, dhQueRobu3.1, whole genome shotgun sequence genomic window:
- the LOC126695496 gene encoding xanthohumol 4-O-methyltransferase-like, with translation MGPKEAEAELQAQADIWKYMLSYVDSMAVKCAVELRIADTINMHGCPITLSQIVADIPDALSPNVSYLKRIMRLLVRRKIFTEHHPLEGGDTKYGITHLSRWLLQDSQMSLAPMLLMETHPRLMTPWHIISHCIKDGGICFEKINGRAIWDFASENPEFNKLFNDAMACTARIVMNTVLSEYKHGFDSVGSLVDVGGGIGSGLAEIVKSYPHIKGINFDLPHVAATAPIYDGITHVGGDMFHSIPNADAIFMKWILHDWSDENCVRILKNCRKAIPKETGKVIIVGVVLQPDGDGLFDDTGFVFDLLMLAHTSGGRERTELEWKKVLEEAGFPHYNLIKIPALPSIIEAYPK, from the exons atggggcCAAAGGAAGCTGAAGCAGAGCTACAAGCGCAAGCTGATATATGGAAATACATGTTGAGCTATGTAGACTCCATGGCAGTGAAATGTGCTGTGGAGCTCCGCATAGCTGACACTATAAACATGCATGGTTGTCCAATTACATTATCACAGATAGTAGCTGATATTCCTGATGCACTCTCTCCAAATGTCAGCTATCTCAAACGCATCATGAGATTGCTAGTCCGCAGAAAGATCTTCACCGAACATCATCCATTAGAAGGTGGAGACACTAAGTACGGCATCACCCACTTATCAAGATGGCTATTGCAAGATTCACAGATGAGCCTAGCTCCTATGCTACTCATGGAGACCCATCCTAGGCTAATGACTCCCTGGCACATTATTAGCCATTGTATCAAAGACGGTGGCATATGCTTTGAGAAGATTAATGGGCGTGCGATTTGGGACTTTGCTTCTGAAAATCCTGAATTCAACAAGTTGTTCAATGATGCCATGGCTTGTACGGCCAGGATTGTGATGAATACTGTTCTCTCTGAGTATAAACATGGGTTTGATTCTGTGGGATCATTGGTGGATGTGGGAGGTGGGATAGGTAGTGGGCTAGCTGAGATTGTGAAATCCTATCCACACATCAAAGGTATCAACTTTGATCTACCACATGTTGCTGCTACAGCACCCATTTATGATGGAATCACACATGTTGGAGGTGACATGTTTCACTCCATTCCAAATGCTGACGCAATTTTCATGAAG TGGATCCTACATGATTGGAGTGACGAAAATTGTGTTAGGATTTTGAAAAACTGCCGAAAAGCAATACCGAAAGAGACTGGAAAGGTCATTATTGTAGGTGTTGTGCTACAGCCAGATGGTGATGGTCTATTTGATGACACAGGCTTTGTATTTGATTTGCTTATGCTTGCACACACCTCAGGTGGCAGGGAAAGGACTGAACTTGAGTGGAAgaaagtattggaagaagcagGCTTTCCTCACTACAATCTCATCAAAATTCCAGCTTTACCATCCATTATTGAAGCGTACCCTAAGTGA